From the genome of Chanos chanos chromosome 5, fChaCha1.1, whole genome shotgun sequence, one region includes:
- the lingo3b gene encoding leucine-rich repeat and immunoglobulin-like domain-containing nogo receptor-interacting protein 3: MASSGRLVVLGLCLAVVALPLPCQGCPPRCDCVAQLRSVSCQRRRLSGIPEGIPTETRLLDLSRNRLRWVAPGDLAPYPRLEEVDLSENLITTLEPNAFASLQALRTLRLRGNQLKLVPMGAFARLSNLTTLDLSENKIVILLDYTFQDLHSLKNLEVGDNDLVYISHKAFLGLLGLEDLTIERCNLTSISGQTLSYLRNLVTLRLRHLSITALEDQNFRKLSALRGLEIDNWPYLEYISPLSFQGLNLSWLSITNTNITSVPSASFRNLAYLTSLNLSYNPISVLEPWAFRDLLRLKELHMVSTNLLTVEPHALGGLRQIRVLNLSNNELVTLEESSFHSVNSLETLRVDGNPLSCDCRLLWILQRRRTLNFDDKVPVCAGPAEVQGTALTSFSDSALFDYFTCQKPRIRNRKLQQVTAREGQPVSFLCRADGEPTPAIIWISPQRRRITSKTNGRITVLPGGTLEIRYAQVTDSGTYICIASNAGGNDTYFATLTVKGLPLDATLFTNRSLYAVDMNDTSLNNTRVFLKFTLDLTTILVSTAMGCITFLGVVLFCFLLLFVWSRGRGQRKNNFTVEYSFRKTEGPATSGSTGGTRKFNMKMI, from the exons ATGGCTTCCTCTGGGAGGCTGGTGGTGCTAGGCCTATGCCTGGCCGTGGTtgccctccctctcccctgccAGGGCTGCCCACCACGCTGCGACTGTGTGGCACAGCTCCGGTCGGTGTCGTGCCAACGCAGACGCCTGTCGGGCATTCCCGAGGGCATCCCCACGGAAACGAGGCTGCTTGACCTCAGTCGGAACCGGCTGCGTTGGGTGGCACCGGGGGACCTGGCGCCCTACCCTCGGCTGGAAGAAGTGGATCTGAGTGAGAACCTCATCACCACACTGGAACCCAATGCATTTGCCAGTTTGCAGGCCCTACGGACACTGCGTCTACGTGGCAACCAGCTGAAGCTGGTGCCCATGGGCGCTTTTGCCCGTCTGTCAAACCTGACCACCCTAGACTTGAGTGAAAACAAAATCGTCATCTTGCTGGATTATACTTTTCAAGACCTGCACAGCCTGAAAAACCTGGAG GTGGGTGATAATGATCTGGTCTACATCTCGCACAAGGCATTTTTGGGGTTACTAGGTCTGGAGGATCTAACCATTGAGAGGTGCAACTTGACTTCCATCTCTGGTCAAACTCTGTCCTACCTACGTAACCTGGTCACTCTCCGACTGCGTCATCTCAGTATCACCGCGCTCGAGGACCAAAATTTCCGCAAGCTGTCCGCCCTCAGGGGGTTAGAGATTGACAACTGGCCGTACTTGGAATACATCTCTCCCCTAAGCTTCCAAGGTCTCAACCTATCCTGGCTTTCCATCACCAACACCAACATCACGTCTGTCCCTTCCGCCTCCTTCCGGAACCTGGCCTATCTGACCTCACTGAACCTCTCCTACAACCCCATCTCCGTCCTGGAACCCTGGGCATTCCGGGATCTTCTGCGTCTGAAGGAGCTGCATATGGTCAGTACCAACCTGCTCACTGTGGAACCCCACGCCCTGGGCGGTCTGAGGCAAATCCGGGTCCTGAATCTCTCTAACAATGAGCTAGTGACACTGGAAGAGAGTTCCTTTCACTCTGTCAACAGTCTGGAGACGTTGCGGGTCGACGGCAACCCCTTGTCCTGTGACTGCAGGCTTCTCTGGATCCTCCAACGACGAAGAACCCTGAACTTTGACGACAAGGTGCCTGTGTGCGCCGGACCCGCCGAGGTGCAAGGGACCGCTTTGACCTCCTTCAGTGATTCGGCACTGTTTGATTACTTTACCTGTCAGAAGCCCAGAATACGGAACCGGAAGCTCCAGCAGGTGACAGCACGTGAAGGGCAGCCGGTTTCGTTTCTGTGTCGTGCTGATGGCGAACCCACACCCGCCATCATCTGGATCTCACCGCAGCGTCGACGGATCACGTCCAAAACCAATGGCAGGATCACAGTACTACCAGGCGGAACTTTGGAGATCCGGTACGCCCAAGTCACGGACAGCGGCACGTACATCTGCATTGCCAGCAATGCTGGCGGCAACGACACCTACTTCGCCACGTTGACGGTGAAAGGTCTGCCCTTGGACGCGACGTTGTTCACCAACCGCTCACTGTACGCAGTGGACATGAATGACACCAGCCTCAACAACACCCGCGTCTTCCTGAAGTTCACACTGGACCTCACCACCATCCTGGTCTCTACGGCGATGGGCTGTATCACCTTCCTGGGCGTggttctcttctgtttcctgttgttgttcGTGTGGAGCCGCGGACGCGGGCAACGCAAGAACAACTTCACAGTGGAGTACTCCTTTAGGAAGACGGAAGGCCCTGCAACCAGTGGGAGCACTGGAGGAACTCGCAAGTTCAACATGAAAATGATATGA